The Desulfitobacterium chlororespirans DSM 11544 DNA segment AGTGGAACGGTTCTTCAGAGCATGGTAAGCGCCTCGATAAAATGTCCAACCTGCCGTAAATTGAACGATAGTGGCCAGGATGAACATAGCATACATGATGCCATGGGTCATGGGCATAAACATCATGGGCATCAGAGGTGCCGACAACACTGCACTGAAAATAACCCAGTTCCGCTGGGATTTCACATGGTTATCCTCATGAGATTCCTCTTTATTCTCAATGGGGGTATAGCCTGCATCTCTGACCTGTTCATAGATGGTCTCCAGATCGATCAGGTTGGGATCATATTCTGTTGTGACGCTTTCTGTAGCAAAATTAACGGCTACAGTCTGTATTCCCGGTGTATTGCGCAATTTCTTTTCAATAGTAAGTGCACAATTAGCGCAGGTCATACCGCTCACTTTAAACTGGGCTTTTCCTTCATCGCCTTCCATATAAGCCCCATAGCCCAAATCCTTGACCTTCTCAAGGATAGTTTTCTCATCGAGAAGTGCCGGGTCATAATCCAGGGAAAGTTTCTCTGAGGCAAAATTGACCGTAGCGGCTTTGACCCCCGGCAGCTTGGCCATTCCCTTTTCAATCGTCAGGGCACAATTGGCACAGGTCATACCGGTTATTTTAAGTTGTTTCTTCTCGTTAATTAATTCTTGTGCAGGGCTTTCCGATTTTTGAATGTCCGGGACGGAGGCTTCAGTGACTTCAATGGATTCTGTGGCTTCTGTGGCTTCTGTAGAATATCCCGCCTCCTGGATTGCCTCTTTAATCTGTGCCTCTGTGGTTATCGCCGGATTATGGCGAAAGGAGGCTTTTGACTCCGCCAATGAAACTTCCACATCAATCACTTCAGGGAGGTTCTCCAGAGCTTTTTTCACCCTACGTACACAATGCTCACAGGTCATACCATAGACGTTCAGTTCCTTCATGAGCATCCCCTGAGCCTGAACCGGAACCTTTTGCTGAGCTTCTTCCTGGTCCTCTATCACTGTATAGCCCGCTTCCTCGATGACATCTTTCACCCTTGCCATGCTTAAGTCTTCCCCGGCCCAGTCAAAGCTGGCCTCCTCGTTCTCCAGAGAGACTTTTACATTCTCCAGCTCCGGCAAACTTTCCAGAGCTTTCTTTACCCGGCGTACGCAATGCTCACAGGTCATGCCGGTCACCTTGATTGCTGTATTCTTTTTACTCATTATCTCGCCCCCTCGGCTTCTATCCCGCTATTAAGGTCCTTGCTGCCGCTTATTTCATCATTCTGTGCATGGTTTTGACCAGCTCATCGATGACTTGCTCGTTACCCTCCTGAAGCTGCTCAAGCACACAGGATTTCATGTGTTTTTCCAGAAGAAGCTTGGAGACTCCGTTAAGAGCAGCTTGAGCCGAAGCAATCTGGTTTAATACATCGTCACAGTAGGCATGATTTTCAATCATTCCTTTGATACCGCGAATCTGGCCTTCGATGCGATTCATCCGGTTGGCAAGTTCACGAATGGTCTTTTCGCTATGATGGCTTAGTCTTTCACTTTCCTGTGAGTTTGAGTCATGACAAGCTGGACAGTGTTCCATTTTTTTGTCCATAAGTGTCCACCTCCTGAAATTATAGTATACCCCCCTATCCTATTTGTCAAATATAATTTAATAAAAATGCTCCACCAACCCAGTCCGGTTAGTAAAAACCCACTGCAGTCAGAGGAGCACATCTCTATCAGAACCAAACCAAATCAAGGGAAGGGGCTTCCCCCTGGGAACTCTGTAACATTTAAAACTTGCATGCCCGGCCGGAAATGTGAGGAATTAGGTGTTACAGAGTCCTAGCTCCTGGAAATAAAAATAACGCCGACAATAACCAACACTGTTCCCAGCACTCGGTAAAAGGAAATATTCTCTTTAAAGACCATAACCGAAAAAGCCATAATAAAAATATAGCCCAGGCTAACAAAAGGGTATGCATAGCTTAACTCCGTCTTAGTCAACACTTTAATCCATAATATGAAGCTTATCCCATAAAGAAACAGTCCCGACATCACCGGGAAGTTTTGCATAATTGCACCGAGGCTTCTCAGTAAATTCTCAGGAGAAAAATCCAGTTCAAGATTTTTTGCTCCGATTTTTACGAGGATCTGGCCAAGCGCCCCCAGAATCACCGAGATGATAATTTGCCCTAACATCTTATTCCCCCATCTCATCCTGCCATTGATACACCCGCCAAAGGGCGAAATAGATTAACATCATCACCGTTGGGAAAGCGTAACGGCTCTGTCCCTCTGTGATAAAATAAACGCCGGCAAACATCAAGAATGTTACCAAGAGGGTAAGTCTTTCTTTGTTGATTTTTCTTGGCCCCTCTCCACCCGGGCGGAAAAAGCCTCTCAGCACCCGCCAGGAATAACTTAGTATGCCGAGGCAGCCCAGCCAGAAGACGGGGGCCCGTACCAGCTCGGAGGTCCATAAAAGAAGAGACGGTACCGTGGCGCTCACCCCGTAAAAAGCATAGTTAATATCCCCGACGAACAGAAAGGTGCGGGCAAGCCGCTTTATTCCCAAACCGGCAAATTCAACGGGATGGCCTGCGATCCACGCTTTGGCTGCCGCGCTGAGCATCTTATTCTTTTCAAGGGCATTAGCCTCCTGATAGGCCGGTGTTTTAACCAGAGAATCAGCAACGTCCTCGGCAGGCATCCAACCTCCCACTTTATTCTGAGAGTTATTGTTAATATAGAGAACGATTCCGCTGTTGTTGGAAATATAGCAAAACTCCCCAAATATCCTGGAATTTCGGTAGAGCCAGGGGGATAGCACGACAAGAGCCACGAGAAGCACGATTCCAGACCGCTTAAGACTCTGCCGGAAATTCCTCTCGCTTAAAACTTCGACCAGGAAGACGGCCAGGACGAAGGCCGGGAAAAAGGGCTTCACCATGGCATTGAGCCCCGTCAACAGGCCAATCCCCACATACTTCCACCGCAGCTTGGAAAAGTAGAGCAATAATACTGAGAGCAGCCCTGTGGTAAAAAGAATTTCCGAAGCCACTAAGCTATTGTAGTAAACATTCATCGGGAATAAAACAAAGAGCAAAAGGAAGGTATACCGCAGTCTCCCCGGGATGGAAATCTTCTTAAGCAGAAAATAGACAAGGATATTATTTGCGGTGCTCAGAGCAATATTTAAACATTTGGCAACCCAGACCGAACTTCCGAACAGCTTATAAAAGAATCCCAGGAAAATAGGATAACCGACAGAAGTGTAAGTATCGCCCCATGGGCCGCCAAGCGCAATTTGAGTTGCCAGGCGGTGATAATACGAGAAATCCGAAAAAGGCACTGTGGGCACCAGCATGATCCAAAGTATATCAACCAGCAAACCAATAAGCAGAATCCAGAACATCAAAACACCCCTAATACTAAATCATGAAGCTTAAGGGTCCACAATACATAGAGAACCCAAAGCATAACGACCGCGATGAGATGCCTGTCTTTAGTGACAAGTTTGGATGGATCTCCCGCCTCACCTTTATGAATAAGATAAAGATAGCGAAAAATACCGTAAATTACGAAGGGCACTGAATAAATGAGATCGGTGGTATGATGAAGAGCCACCGTTGCCGAATCGAGAGTATAGAGGCTGTAGGTAAAGATAACCCCTCCGGCCGTAATCCCCAGCAATTGATTCAGCAACCCGGGGCTGTATCGTTCCAAAACAGGCCGATGCAATCCGGCATCCGCGTTCAATTCGTTCAACTCAGAACACCGCTTTCCGAAGCCCATAAAAAGAGCTACCATAAAGCCACACAATAAGAGCCACTCTGAAGGGGGAATTCCCACACCCCAGGTTCCCATGAGAATCCTCATCATAAAGCCCAGGGCAATAATAAATACATCGACGAGAACAATCCGCTTAAGCCCCTTTGTATAAGCTAAATTCTGGGCAACATACAAAACAAGAATTCCGGCAGCAATTTTTGACACATGCCAACCCAGGAAAAGTCCCCCCAGCAGAAACAGTGCAAAAATCAAGCCTGCCGCAGAAAGGGTCACCCGATTTGAAGCAAGCGGACGCTTACGTTTAATCGGATGATTCCGATCATAATCTCGATCGACAAAATCATTCATCACATAGACTGCGCTGGAAACAAGACAAAAGGCCACCGCAGCAATGATGACCTTTAGAATCAGGTGTTGGTTAAGATTTTGAGTAAAGAGCAGACCGATGAAGACAAAGGAATTCTTAACCCATTGCCGTGGACGGACTAATTGAGCAAGTGCCTGCATAGTATTCTTCTTTTGCGGGTCGAAATCAGGTTTTTCATCCTTTAAAGTTTCCAACCGGGCCATCAATGACATACACACCCTATCTATTAATCTTAAACAATAATTATAGCATAGTCGTTGCTATTCATAAATATACGATTAGATATTCGACCAATCCTTCCCACTTCCTCTATTTCTCAATAATGTTCCAGAAATTGTTTTTGGCGCTTTACAACCCCCAGCTTGTCTTATATGATTATCTGGAGAGCAACTGAGAGCGGGATGCCCAGTTGATAAGGAGGTTGATAAGTTGGATAACGGCCAATTTCAGGAATTAGTCATCCAGCAGCTGAGTACACTCACTAAAAGCATAGATACCTTAGCAATCAACCAAGAAGTGATGCAGGCTGATATCAACACCATGAAGACTGACATCAACACTATGAAGACTGACATCATTGGTATGAAAACAGATATCTCTAACCTCAAGCAATCTCAGGTTCGCATGGAAGAAGATTTAACGAGGAAAATCACAGCTTTATTTGACAGCAGAGAATTACAAAAAGATGTCAATCAAAATGTTTCACGCTCCTTAGAGCGTATTGAAGCCAAGATTGACATCCTACAAATAGAAACCGCTTACCTTAAACGAATAAAATGAGAGAATCCTAGGCTCCTCCCACCGTAGTCGGTTGTGAAAATCACTACGCTGGAGGAGCCTAATTTTTACAAATCCCCAAACCACCTTGGAAGGAAACTCTAATATTCTGTCGAATTCTTCCTCTTATAGGAGGGATTTGGATGTTTGCTGCTGTTCATGGTATGGCAGTCTCCGGTATTCAGGCGCATTTAATACGGGTGGAAGTGGATGTCTCCAATGGTTTGCCTGAGTTCAGCATCGTTGGGCTGGCCAAGGCTGCCGTACGTGAGTCCCGGGAGCGGGTTCGCTCAGCCATCAAAAATTCAGGGTTTGATTTTCCCTTGCAGCGCATTACGGTTAATTTGGCTCCCGCTGACCTGAAAAAGGATGGTTCGGGTTTAGATCTGCCTATTGCCCTTGGCATTTTAGCGGCTACCGGGCAATGTTCATTTGCGGACCTTTCTCATACCGTCTTTGTCGGGGAATTATCCCTTGAGGGGCAGCTGCGGCCGGTTCCCGGAATTCTCGCCATGGCCGTGTCCTTAGCCCAGCACAATGAATATGCTTTGATCATTCCTCCAGAGAACCTTCTTGAGGCTAACCTCATTGAAGAGATTAAAAGCGGCTCCGCAGAATATCTGGCCCAGCTGGTCCATTCTTTGAAAACCGATCAACTCTTCAGCAATCCCCAGGCAAAACCCCTCACACCAGAGATATCTGCGGACCATCCCATCGATTTAAGCAGTATTCGGGGACAGCAGCAAGCCAAACGAGCCTTAGAAATCGCTGCCGCCGGTGGGCACAACCTTCTGCTCATTGGTCCCCCCGGCTCTGGTAAAACCATGCTTGCCAAAGCCT contains these protein-coding regions:
- a CDS encoding metal-sensitive transcriptional regulator — its product is MDKKMEHCPACHDSNSQESERLSHHSEKTIRELANRMNRIEGQIRGIKGMIENHAYCDDVLNQIASAQAALNGVSKLLLEKHMKSCVLEQLQEGNEQVIDELVKTMHRMMK
- a CDS encoding SMR family transporter, coding for MLGQIIISVILGALGQILVKIGAKNLELDFSPENLLRSLGAIMQNFPVMSGLFLYGISFILWIKVLTKTELSYAYPFVSLGYIFIMAFSVMVFKENISFYRVLGTVLVIVGVIFISRS
- a CDS encoding glycosyltransferase family 39 protein, whose protein sequence is MFWILLIGLLVDILWIMLVPTVPFSDFSYYHRLATQIALGGPWGDTYTSVGYPIFLGFFYKLFGSSVWVAKCLNIALSTANNILVYFLLKKISIPGRLRYTFLLLFVLFPMNVYYNSLVASEILFTTGLLSVLLLYFSKLRWKYVGIGLLTGLNAMVKPFFPAFVLAVFLVEVLSERNFRQSLKRSGIVLLVALVVLSPWLYRNSRIFGEFCYISNNSGIVLYINNNSQNKVGGWMPAEDVADSLVKTPAYQEANALEKNKMLSAAAKAWIAGHPVEFAGLGIKRLARTFLFVGDINYAFYGVSATVPSLLLWTSELVRAPVFWLGCLGILSYSWRVLRGFFRPGGEGPRKINKERLTLLVTFLMFAGVYFITEGQSRYAFPTVMMLIYFALWRVYQWQDEMGE
- a CDS encoding decaprenyl-phosphate phosphoribosyltransferase, with amino-acid sequence MARLETLKDEKPDFDPQKKNTMQALAQLVRPRQWVKNSFVFIGLLFTQNLNQHLILKVIIAAVAFCLVSSAVYVMNDFVDRDYDRNHPIKRKRPLASNRVTLSAAGLIFALFLLGGLFLGWHVSKIAAGILVLYVAQNLAYTKGLKRIVLVDVFIIALGFMMRILMGTWGVGIPPSEWLLLCGFMVALFMGFGKRCSELNELNADAGLHRPVLERYSPGLLNQLLGITAGGVIFTYSLYTLDSATVALHHTTDLIYSVPFVIYGIFRYLYLIHKGEAGDPSKLVTKDRHLIAVVMLWVLYVLWTLKLHDLVLGVF